The following proteins are co-located in the Eublepharis macularius isolate TG4126 chromosome 5, MPM_Emac_v1.0, whole genome shotgun sequence genome:
- the ATP6V1G3 gene encoding V-type proton ATPase subunit G 3 has protein sequence MTSQSQGIQQLLQAEKRAKDKLEEAKKRKGKRLKQAKEEATAEIDHYRLHREKNFRHKQNNIMGSQGNLSTKIDEETATKIRDLTSNYRNNTESMMGHLLDKVYDINPEIHTNYSYTI, from the exons ATGACTAGCCAATCTCAGGGAATCCAGCAGCTTTTGCAAGCAGAAAAGCGTGCCAAAGACAAACTTGAAGAAGCCAAAAAGA gaaagggaaagaggctaAAGcaagccaaggaagaagccacagCAGAGATAGACCATTACAGATTACACAGAGAGAAGAATTTCAGACACAAGCAAAACAAT ATAATGGGCTCTCAGGGTAACCTATCAACAAAAATAGATGAAGAAACCGCAACAAAGATCCGGGATCTCACTAGTAACTACCGTAACAACACGGAAAGCATGATGGGACATCTTTTGGACAAGGTGTATGACATCAATCCAGAAATCCACACAAATTATTCCTACACTATTTAA